A region of Gracilinanus agilis isolate LMUSP501 chromosome 3, AgileGrace, whole genome shotgun sequence DNA encodes the following proteins:
- the LOC123241100 gene encoding olfactory receptor 56B1-like yields the protein MTPSVQQSNISYFQVTEFILLGLPGIHSWQHWLSLPLAFLYLSALAANLLILLTIWQEAALHQPMYEFLGILSVVDIGLATAIMPKILSIFWFDAKAITLSGCFTQMFAIHYFSGMESGVFLFMAIDRYIAICNPLRYPSIITITFVLRACAFLVLRNVLLAMPVPVLAAQRNYCSKNEMDHCLCSNLGVTSLACDDNRPNRIYQLVLAWMVMGTDLIIIIFSYIQILRSVLRLNSAEAASKALSTCSSHLILIFFFYTVIVVISVTHLAGRKYPLIPVLLNILHNVIPPALNPMVYALRTHDLRAGFYRVLRLGP from the coding sequence ATGACTCCATCTGTCCAACAATCCAACATCTCCTACTTCCAAGTCACTGAATTCATTCTTTTGGGGCTTCCAGGCATTCACAGCTGGCAGCACTGGCTCTCCCTACCCCTGGCATTCCTCTACCTCTCAGCTCTGGCTGCTAATCTTCTCATCCTACTGACCATCTGGCAAGAGGCTGCTCTACATCAACCTATGTATGAGTTCCTGGGCATCCTCTCTGTTGTGGACATAGGACTAGCCACCGCAATCATGCCGAAGATCCTGTCCATCTTCTGGTTTGATGCCAAAGCCATCACCCTCTCTGGGTGCTTTACTCAAATGTTTGCCATCCATTATTTTTCGGGCATGGAGTCAGGCGTCTTCCTCTTTATGGCTATTGACAGATACATAGCTATTTGCAATCCTCTCCGCTACCCCTCCATCATCACAATCACCTTTGTCTTAAGAGCTTGTGCATTCCTAGTGCTTCGGAATGTCCTATTGGCCATGCCAGTGCCTGTATTGGCTGCTCAGAGGAATTACTGCTCCAAAAATGAGATGGATCACTGTCTATGCTCCAACCTGGGAGTCACCAGCTTGGCCTGTGATGATAATAGACCCAATCGTATTTACCAACTTGTCCTGGCCTGGATGGTAATGGGTACTGACTTGATCataattatcttttcttatatACAGATCCTTCGCTCTGTGCTGAGATTGAACTCTGCAGAAGCTGCATCCAAAGCCCTGAGTACCTGTAGCTCCCACCTCAttctcatcttctttttctaCACAGTCATTGTTGTGATTTCTGTAACTCACCTGGCAGGGAGAAAATATCCCCTAATTCCTGTGCTCCTCAACATACTGCACAACGTCATCCCCCCAGCCCTCAACCCCATGGTGTATGCACTCAGGACCCATGATCTTAGGGCAGGCTTCTATAGAGTGCTGAGACTAGGTCCATGa